One part of the Ranitomeya imitator isolate aRanImi1 chromosome 10, aRanImi1.pri, whole genome shotgun sequence genome encodes these proteins:
- the LOC138650939 gene encoding phospholipase A2 inhibitor and Ly6/PLAUR domain-containing protein-like: protein MVAAVALLCLVAGLLEGAFSLNCYHCTSIGSDCSTSEKPCEKGFDFCLSTITEIITQGKGATKSIVRSCGTKDMCNVTYSISLNATNLYATTKCCERDRCPTGSLEVPKIMSENKVECMTCNEPNEKCKNAIKIKCTGEEKKCARYTAIDAKTKVSHSAQTCVTENVCAMKNVTVLPYDQILTKQFDCTNQAPSLLPGLLFPAAIGIAMLKLLS, encoded by the exons CCTTTTCCTTGAATTGCTACCACTGCACCTCCATTGGGAGCGACTGTAGCACCAGCGAGAAGCCGTGTGAGAAAGGCTTTGACTTTTGCCTATCCACAATCACCGAGATCATCACAC AAGGTAAAGGAGCAACAAAATCCATTGTGAGATCCTGTGGGACCAAGGATATGTGCAACGTGACTTACAGCATCTCCCTGAACGCCACCAACCTGTATGCCACAACCAAGTGCTGCGAGAGGGACAGATGCCCGACAGGTAGCCTGGAAG TACCAAAAATCATGAGCGAAAACAAGGTGGAGTGCATGACATGCAATGAACCCAATGAGAAATGCAAAAATGCAATCAAAATCAAGTGCACCGGAGAGGAGAAAAAGTGCGCGAGATACACGGCCATAGACG CGAAAACAAAGGTGTCGCACTCGGCTCAAACGTGCGTCACCGAGAACGTGTGCGCGATGAAGAACGTGACCGTCCTGCCCTACGACCAGATTCTCACCAAACAATTCGACTGCACTAATCAGGCGCCATCGCTTCTCCCCGGTCTTCTGTTCCCTGCGGCCATTGGGATTGCGATGCTCAAGCTGCTATCATAA